Proteins encoded together in one Mastomys coucha isolate ucsf_1 unplaced genomic scaffold, UCSF_Mcou_1 pScaffold16, whole genome shotgun sequence window:
- the Polr3c gene encoding DNA-directed RNA polymerase III subunit RPC3 isoform X3, which produces MLRYPRYIYTTKTLYGDTGELIVEELLLNGKMTMSAVVKKVADRLTETMEDGKTMDYAEVSNAFVRLADTHFVQRCPLVPDTDSSDPGPPPPAPTLVINEKDMYLVPKLSLIGKGKRRRSSDEDAAGEPKAKKPRYTDNKEPTPDDGIYWQVNLDRFHQHFRDQAIVSAVANRMDQTSSEIVRTMLRMSEITTPSSAPFTQPLSSNEIFRSLPVGYNISKQVLDQYLTLLADDPLEFIGKSGDSGGGMYVINLHKALASLATATLESVIQERFGSRCARIFRLVLQKRHLEQKQVEDFAMIPAKEAKDMLYKMLSENFILLQEIPKTPDHAPSRTFYLYTVNVLAAARMLLHRCFKSITNLIERRQFETKENKRLLEKSQRVEAIMASMQATGAEEVQLQEIEEMITAPERQQLETLKRNVNKLDASEIQVDETIFLLESYIESTMKRQ; this is translated from the exons ATGCTTAGGTATCCCCGGTACATCTATACTACCAAAACGCTGTATGGTGACACCGGAGAGCTGATTGTTGAGGAGCTCCTGCTGAATGGCAAAATGACGATGTCAGCTGTTGTGAAGAAAGTAGCAGACCGactcacagagaccatggagg ATGGCAAGACCATGGACTACGCTGAGGTATCAAATGCATTTGTGCGACTGGCAGATACTCACTTTGTCCAGCGCTGTCCCCTGGTTCCTGACACTGACAGTTCTGACCCTGGGCCGCCACCACCTGCCCCAACCCTTGTCATTAATGAAAAGGACATGTACCTAGTGCCCAAACTGAGCTTGATAG GAAAAGGTAAGAGGAGGAGATCATCTGACGAAGATGCTGCTGGCGAGCCCAAGGCCAAGAAACCAAGATACACAGATAACAAGGAG CCCACACCAGACGATGGGATTTATTGGCAAGTCAACCTTGACAGGTTCCACCAGCACTTCCGTGACCAAGCAATTGTGAGTGCAGTGGCAAACCGAATGGACCAG ACAAGCAGTGAGATTGTGCGGACAATGCTTCGGATGAGTGAGATCACCACTCCCTCTAGTGCCCCATTTACTCAGCCACTGTCCTCCAATGAG ATCTTCAGATCTCTGCCCGTCGGATATAACATCTCTAAGCAGGTTCTCGATCAGTACCTCACACTGCTGGCTGATGACCCA CTAGAATTTATTGGAAAGTCTGGCGACAGTGGTGGAGGAATGTATGTCATCA ACCTCCATAAGGCATTAGCATCCCTAGCCACTGCAACTCTGGAGTCTGTCATCCAGGAGAG ATTCGGGTCTCGCTGTGCCAGGATATTCCGTCTGGTATTGCAGAAGAGACACCtggagcagaagcaggtggaggacTTTGCGATGATTCCTGCAAAGGAGGCAAAAGATATGCTGTATAAGATGCTCTCGGAAAACTTCATATTACTGCAG GAGATTCCTAAAACGCCAGACCACGCCCCATCCAGGACCTTCTACCTGTACACTGTGAATGTGCTGGCCGCTGCCAGAATGCTGCTGCACAGGTGCTTTAAG agcATAACCAACTTGATAGAAAGGCGGCAATTTGAAACAAAGGAGAACAA GCGGCTACTAGAAAAGTCTCAGCGGGTGGAAGCCATCATGGCGTCAATGCAGGCCACGGGCGCAGAGGAGGTGCAGCTGCAGGAGATAGAAGAGATGATCACAGCCCCGGAACGGCAGCAGCTGGAAACACTGAAACGCAACGTTAACAA GTTGGATGCCAGTGAGATCCAGGTAGATGAAACCATCTTCTTACTGGAGTCATACATCGAGAGCACCATGAAGAGACAGTGA
- the Polr3c gene encoding DNA-directed RNA polymerase III subunit RPC3 isoform X1, with the protein MTQAEIKLCSLLLQEHFGEIVEKIGVHLIRTGSQPLRVIAHDTKASLDQVKKALCVLIHHNLVIYHVHKRGVVEYEAQCSRVLRMLRYPRYIYTTKTLYGDTGELIVEELLLNGKMTMSAVVKKVADRLTETMEDGKTMDYAEVSNAFVRLADTHFVQRCPLVPDTDSSDPGPPPPAPTLVINEKDMYLVPKLSLIGKGKRRRSSDEDAAGEPKAKKPRYTDNKEPTPDDGIYWQVNLDRFHQHFRDQAIVSAVANRMDQTSSEIVRTMLRMSEITTPSSAPFTQPLSSNEIFRSLPVGYNISKQVLDQYLTLLADDPLEFIGKSGDSGGGMYVINLHKALASLATATLESVIQERFGSRCARIFRLVLQKRHLEQKQVEDFAMIPAKEAKDMLYKMLSENFILLQEIPKTPDHAPSRTFYLYTVNVLAAARMLLHRCFKSITNLIERRQFETKENKRLLEKSQRVEAIMASMQATGAEEVQLQEIEEMITAPERQQLETLKRNVNKLDASEIQVDETIFLLESYIESTMKRQ; encoded by the exons ATGACTCAAGCAGAAATTAAACTGTGCTCTTTGTTGCTGCAAGAGCATTTTGGTGAGATTGTAGAAAAAATTGGAGTCCACCTAATCAGAACTGGGAGTCAGCCACTTAGAGTAATTGCCCATGACACAAAAGCTTCACTGGACCAG GTGAAGAAAGCCCTTTGTGTCCTCATTCACCATAACCTGGTCATCTATCATGTGCATAAACGCGGTGTGGTGGAGTATGAAGCCCAGTGCAGCCGGGTACTGCGGATGCTTAGGTATCCCCGGTACATCTATACTACCAAAACGCTGTATGGTGACACCGGAGAGCTGATTGTTGAGGAGCTCCTGCTGAATGGCAAAATGACGATGTCAGCTGTTGTGAAGAAAGTAGCAGACCGactcacagagaccatggagg ATGGCAAGACCATGGACTACGCTGAGGTATCAAATGCATTTGTGCGACTGGCAGATACTCACTTTGTCCAGCGCTGTCCCCTGGTTCCTGACACTGACAGTTCTGACCCTGGGCCGCCACCACCTGCCCCAACCCTTGTCATTAATGAAAAGGACATGTACCTAGTGCCCAAACTGAGCTTGATAG GAAAAGGTAAGAGGAGGAGATCATCTGACGAAGATGCTGCTGGCGAGCCCAAGGCCAAGAAACCAAGATACACAGATAACAAGGAG CCCACACCAGACGATGGGATTTATTGGCAAGTCAACCTTGACAGGTTCCACCAGCACTTCCGTGACCAAGCAATTGTGAGTGCAGTGGCAAACCGAATGGACCAG ACAAGCAGTGAGATTGTGCGGACAATGCTTCGGATGAGTGAGATCACCACTCCCTCTAGTGCCCCATTTACTCAGCCACTGTCCTCCAATGAG ATCTTCAGATCTCTGCCCGTCGGATATAACATCTCTAAGCAGGTTCTCGATCAGTACCTCACACTGCTGGCTGATGACCCA CTAGAATTTATTGGAAAGTCTGGCGACAGTGGTGGAGGAATGTATGTCATCA ACCTCCATAAGGCATTAGCATCCCTAGCCACTGCAACTCTGGAGTCTGTCATCCAGGAGAG ATTCGGGTCTCGCTGTGCCAGGATATTCCGTCTGGTATTGCAGAAGAGACACCtggagcagaagcaggtggaggacTTTGCGATGATTCCTGCAAAGGAGGCAAAAGATATGCTGTATAAGATGCTCTCGGAAAACTTCATATTACTGCAG GAGATTCCTAAAACGCCAGACCACGCCCCATCCAGGACCTTCTACCTGTACACTGTGAATGTGCTGGCCGCTGCCAGAATGCTGCTGCACAGGTGCTTTAAG agcATAACCAACTTGATAGAAAGGCGGCAATTTGAAACAAAGGAGAACAA GCGGCTACTAGAAAAGTCTCAGCGGGTGGAAGCCATCATGGCGTCAATGCAGGCCACGGGCGCAGAGGAGGTGCAGCTGCAGGAGATAGAAGAGATGATCACAGCCCCGGAACGGCAGCAGCTGGAAACACTGAAACGCAACGTTAACAA GTTGGATGCCAGTGAGATCCAGGTAGATGAAACCATCTTCTTACTGGAGTCATACATCGAGAGCACCATGAAGAGACAGTGA
- the Polr3c gene encoding DNA-directed RNA polymerase III subunit RPC3 isoform X2 — translation MTQAEIKLCSLLLQEHFGEIVEKIGVHLIRTGSQPLRVIAHDTKASLDQVKKALCVLIHHNLVIYHVHKRGVVEYEAQCSRVLRMLRYPRYIYTTKTLYGDTGELIVEELLLNGKMTMSAVVKKVADRLTETMEDGKTMDYAEVSNAFVRLADTHFVQRCPLVPDTDSSDPGPPPPAPTLVINEKDMYLVPKLSLIGKGKRRRSSDEDAAGEPKAKKPRYTDNKEPTPDDGIYWQVNLDRFHQHFRDQAITSSEIVRTMLRMSEITTPSSAPFTQPLSSNEIFRSLPVGYNISKQVLDQYLTLLADDPLEFIGKSGDSGGGMYVINLHKALASLATATLESVIQERFGSRCARIFRLVLQKRHLEQKQVEDFAMIPAKEAKDMLYKMLSENFILLQEIPKTPDHAPSRTFYLYTVNVLAAARMLLHRCFKSITNLIERRQFETKENKRLLEKSQRVEAIMASMQATGAEEVQLQEIEEMITAPERQQLETLKRNVNKLDASEIQVDETIFLLESYIESTMKRQ, via the exons ATGACTCAAGCAGAAATTAAACTGTGCTCTTTGTTGCTGCAAGAGCATTTTGGTGAGATTGTAGAAAAAATTGGAGTCCACCTAATCAGAACTGGGAGTCAGCCACTTAGAGTAATTGCCCATGACACAAAAGCTTCACTGGACCAG GTGAAGAAAGCCCTTTGTGTCCTCATTCACCATAACCTGGTCATCTATCATGTGCATAAACGCGGTGTGGTGGAGTATGAAGCCCAGTGCAGCCGGGTACTGCGGATGCTTAGGTATCCCCGGTACATCTATACTACCAAAACGCTGTATGGTGACACCGGAGAGCTGATTGTTGAGGAGCTCCTGCTGAATGGCAAAATGACGATGTCAGCTGTTGTGAAGAAAGTAGCAGACCGactcacagagaccatggagg ATGGCAAGACCATGGACTACGCTGAGGTATCAAATGCATTTGTGCGACTGGCAGATACTCACTTTGTCCAGCGCTGTCCCCTGGTTCCTGACACTGACAGTTCTGACCCTGGGCCGCCACCACCTGCCCCAACCCTTGTCATTAATGAAAAGGACATGTACCTAGTGCCCAAACTGAGCTTGATAG GAAAAGGTAAGAGGAGGAGATCATCTGACGAAGATGCTGCTGGCGAGCCCAAGGCCAAGAAACCAAGATACACAGATAACAAGGAG CCCACACCAGACGATGGGATTTATTGGCAAGTCAACCTTGACAGGTTCCACCAGCACTTCCGTGACCAAGCAATT ACAAGCAGTGAGATTGTGCGGACAATGCTTCGGATGAGTGAGATCACCACTCCCTCTAGTGCCCCATTTACTCAGCCACTGTCCTCCAATGAG ATCTTCAGATCTCTGCCCGTCGGATATAACATCTCTAAGCAGGTTCTCGATCAGTACCTCACACTGCTGGCTGATGACCCA CTAGAATTTATTGGAAAGTCTGGCGACAGTGGTGGAGGAATGTATGTCATCA ACCTCCATAAGGCATTAGCATCCCTAGCCACTGCAACTCTGGAGTCTGTCATCCAGGAGAG ATTCGGGTCTCGCTGTGCCAGGATATTCCGTCTGGTATTGCAGAAGAGACACCtggagcagaagcaggtggaggacTTTGCGATGATTCCTGCAAAGGAGGCAAAAGATATGCTGTATAAGATGCTCTCGGAAAACTTCATATTACTGCAG GAGATTCCTAAAACGCCAGACCACGCCCCATCCAGGACCTTCTACCTGTACACTGTGAATGTGCTGGCCGCTGCCAGAATGCTGCTGCACAGGTGCTTTAAG agcATAACCAACTTGATAGAAAGGCGGCAATTTGAAACAAAGGAGAACAA GCGGCTACTAGAAAAGTCTCAGCGGGTGGAAGCCATCATGGCGTCAATGCAGGCCACGGGCGCAGAGGAGGTGCAGCTGCAGGAGATAGAAGAGATGATCACAGCCCCGGAACGGCAGCAGCTGGAAACACTGAAACGCAACGTTAACAA GTTGGATGCCAGTGAGATCCAGGTAGATGAAACCATCTTCTTACTGGAGTCATACATCGAGAGCACCATGAAGAGACAGTGA